Proteins encoded together in one Camelina sativa cultivar DH55 chromosome 9, Cs, whole genome shotgun sequence window:
- the LOC104712774 gene encoding uncharacterized protein LOC104712774 has translation MDSSRTSNVSKRSDPVSFPAKSSISSRRSLSSSSSFSSFSSCSSSSLVFPGDSPLNSPATPLRILGVPFSWEQLPGKPKDYSHRLNNNRQNDESLNLLPLPPHRSVSFPATGKNPKSNSSSKKHSFPVTVRDPFAAALLECSKDEGTNSDDEEDDVDGEEVDRRFRGNSGGSSKALSKSSIGDRFGLVNLYGSCRRTCAVSESIVNLPRSRKAPSYDHLLLPRRRR, from the coding sequence atggATTCATCAAGAACTTCAAATGTATCCAAAAGATCCGATCCGGTTAGCTTTCCGGCGAAGTCATCCATTTCCTCTCGGAGATCtttatcatcctcttcttctttctcatcattCTCCTCATGCTCCTCTAGCTCCCTTGTCTTTCCCGGAGACTCTCCTCTGAATTCTCCGGCGACTCCTCTTCGTATCCTCGGTGTCCCTTTCTCATGGGAACAGCTACCCGGAAAACCTAAAGACTACTCTCATAGACTCAACAACAACCGTCAAAACGACGAATCTTTAAATCTTTTACCCCTCCCTCCTCACCGGAGTGTTTCCTTTCCAGCCACCgggaaaaaccctaaatctaacaGCTCCAGTAAGAAGCATAGCTTCCCTGTGACGGTGAGAGATCCCTTCGCGGCTGCGTTGTTGGAATGTTCCAAAGACGAAGGAACAAACAGTGACGACGAGGAAGACGACGTCGACGGTGAAGAAGTAGATCGGAGGTTTCGAGGAAATTCCGGTGGTTCAAGCAAGGCGTTGTCAAAGAGCAGCATCGGGGACAGGTTTGGGTTAGTGAATCTCTACGGTTCTTGTCGGAGAACTTGTGCAGTTTCAGAGTCCATTGTTAATCTTCCAAGATCAAGAAAAGCTCCTTCCtacgatcatcttcttcttccacgtcGTCGCCGTTGA
- the LOC104712777 gene encoding alpha-(1,4)-fucosyltransferase: protein MPMRHLNAVAVLLMMFFTLLILSFTGVLEFPSASNSIEHPTDPATKLPDSASDPFSDVLVAYKKWDFRVGCARFKENLKDSIRGNVSSGSLQVPGGGFGCGKLKMEHVKVLVKGWTWIPDNLENLYSCRCGMTCLWTKSPVLVDSPDALLFETTTPPLQRRIGDPLRVYMELEAGRSRSGREDIFISYHAKDDVQTTYAGALFHNNRNYHISRHKNNDVLVYWSSSRCLPHRDRLAKSLLDLIPHHSFGKCLNNVGGLDAALSMYPECAAESNAEPKWYDHLHCTMSHYKFVLAIENTVTESYVTEKLFYALDSGSVPIYFGASNVQDFVPPHSMIDGSKFSSMQELATYVKRLGDDPVAYSEFHAWRRCGLVGNYGKTRAVSLDTLPCRLCEEISRRGGKNAGV, encoded by the exons ATGCCAATGAGGCACCTCAACGCTGTCGCCGTTTTACTAATGATGTTCTTTACTCTCTTAATCCTATCTTTCACAGGAGTTTTGGAATTCCCATCTGCTTCAAATTCGATCGAGCATCCAACAGACCCGGCAACGAAATTACCTGATTCAGCATCGGATCCGTTCAGTGACGTCCTCGTAGCTTATAAAAAATGGGACTTTCGAGTGGGTTGTGCTCGGTTTAAGGAGAATCTTAAGGATTCGATCCGTGGCAATGTTAGTTCGGGTTCTTTGCAAGTACCTGGTGGTGGGTTTGGTTGTGGTAAGCTTAAGATGGAGCATGTTAAAGTTTTGGTTAAAGGGTGGACTTGGATTCCGGATAATTTGGAAAATTTGTATTCTTGTCGATGTGGGATGACTTGTTTGTGGACTAAATCACCTGTTTTGGTTGATTCACCTGATGCTTTGTTGTTTGAGACAACAACTCCTCCGCTTCAG AGACGTATTGGAGATCCGCTTCGTGTGTACATGGAGCTAGAGGCTGGAAGAAGCCGCTCAGGCCGTGAAGATATATTCATCAGCTACCATGCCAAAGACGATGTCCAAACAACTTACGCGGGTGCCCTCTTTCATAATAACAGAAACTATcacatctctcgacacaaaaACAAT GATGTTCTGGTGTATTGGTCTTCCTCAAGATGCCTACCTCACAGAGACCGCCTCGCAAAAAGCCTACTCGATCTGATTCCCCACCATTCTTTCGGTAAGTGTCTAAACAATGTTGGTGGCTTGGACGCAGCGCTCTCTATGTATCCAGAATGTGCTGCCGAGTCCAACGCTGAGCCAAAATGGTACGATCACCTCCACTGTACCATGTCACACTACAAGTTCGTCCTTGCAATCGAAAACACAGTCACTGAATCATACGTGACCGAGAAGCTTTTCTATGCGCTCGACTCAGGCTCTGTTCCGATATATTTCGGGGCCTCTAACGTGCAAGACTTTGTCCCTCCCCATTCCATGATCGACGGTAGCAAATTCAGCTCGATGCAGGAATTGGCTACGTACGTGAAACGGCTCGGTGATGATCCTGTTGCTTACTCGGAGTTTCACGCGTGGAGGCGGTGTGGACTAGTGGGGAACTATGGGAAAACCCGCGCAGTGAGTCTTGATACGTTGCCGTGTCGGTTGTGCGAAGAGATTAGCAGAAGAGGCGGGAAAAACGCTGGAGTTTGA
- the LOC104712778 gene encoding probable alkaline/neutral invertase F: MDRPKKRDKLRAVYSMSCIYENGEKKGAEGIREVSSMCSISEMTDEYLLSRLHDRPRLKLERKKSNDDMSLSLYDSAHSLDGRSAWDTPVFSIKDSFDPNPMVTEAWEALCRSQVYFRGKPVGTIAACDPASDEVANYDQVFVRDFVPSALAFLMKGEPEIVKNFLLKTLHIQGQKKTIDRFKLGDGAMPASFKVLHNPIKETDTIIADFGASAIGRVAPVDSGFWWIILLRAYTKSTGDHSLAERPDCQKGMRLILSLCLAEGFDTFPTLLCADGCSMIDRRMGVYGYPIEIQALFFMALRSALSMLKHDSEGKEFMDKIVKRLNALSFHMRSYFWLDLQQLNDIYRYKTEEYSHTAVNKFNVIPDSIPDWIFDFMPLRGGYFVGNVGPAHMDFRWFALGNCIAILSSLATPEQSNAIMDLIESRWEELVGEMPLKICYPAMESHEWRIVTGCDPKNTRWSYHNGGSWPVLLWLLTAASIKTGRPQIARRAIDLAEARLLKDGWPEYYDGKSGRFIGKQARKFQTWSTAGYLVAKMMMDDPTHVGMISMEEEKHMKPPLRRSSSWT, encoded by the exons ATGGACCGGCCAAAGAAACGGGACAAGCTACGAGCGGTGTATTCGATGAGCTGTATATACGAAAATGGCGAAAAAAAGGGAGCAGAAGGGATCAGGGAAGTGAGCTCGATGTGTTCGATATCCGAAATGACGGATGAATACCTTTTGTCTCGGCTGCATGACCGGCCAAGACTTAAACTAGAACGGAAAAAATCAAACGATGACATGTCGTTAAGCCTCTATGACAGTGCACACTCATTAGACGGTAGGTCTGCTTGGGATACTCCGGTTTTCTCCATAAAAGACTCGTTTGATCCTAACCCAATGGTCACAGAAGCTTGGGAGGCTCTGTGCCGATCTCAGGTCTATTTCCGGGGAAAGCCCGTAGGAACTATTGCCGCTTGCGACCCTGCTTCCGATGAGGTCGCGAACTATGATCAG GTATTCGTACGAGATTTTGTACCGAGCGCTCTAGCATTTCTGATGAAAGGAGAGCCAGAAATTGTGAAGAATTTTCTCCTGAAGACGCTTCACATCCagggacaaaaaaaaacgatcGACAGGTTCAAGCTTGGTGATGGTGCAATGCCAGCAAGCTTCAAAGTTCTCCATAACCCTATCAAGGAGACGGATACCATCATAGCTGACTTTGGAGCGAGTGCCATTGGGAGGGTGGCTCCAGTTGATTCAGGCTTTTGGTGGATCATTCTCCTCCGAGCTTACACTAAGTCTACAGGAGACCATTCTTTAGCCGAGAGACCCGACTGCCAAAAGGGAATGAGACTCATTCTCTCTTTGTGTCTCGCTGAGGGTTTTGATACTTTTCCGACTTTGCTTTGCGCAGATGGTTGCTCCATGATTGATCGGAGAATG GGCGTTTATGGGTACCCGATAGAGATCCAAGCCCTCTTTTTCATGGCTCTTCGTTCTGCACTCTCTATGCTGAAACATGACTCCGAGGGTAAAGAGTTCATGGACAAGATTGTGAAGCGGCTGAACGCACTGAGCTTCCACATGAGAAGCTACTTTTGGCTCGATCTCCAGCAGCTCAATGACATATACCGTTACAAGACGGAGGAATACTCACACACCGCGGTGAACAAGTTCAACGTCATCCCTGACTCCATCCCTGATTGGATCTTCGACTTCATGCCTCTCCGCGGTGGCTACTTCGTCGGAAACGTAGGTCCTGCTCACATGGATTTCAGATGGTTTGCGTTGGGAAATTGTATTGCAATTCTTTCCTCCTTGGCCACGCCTGAACAGTCCAATGCGATTATGGACCTGATTGAGTCCCGGTGGGAGGAACTTGTTGGAGAGATGCCGTTGAAAATATGTTATCCGGCAATGGAGAGCCACGAGTGGCGGATTGTCACTGGTTGTGACCCTAAGAACACAAGGTGGAGCTACCACAATGGAGGCTCTTGGCCAG TGCTTCTATGGTTGCTAACGGCAGCGAGCATAAAGACCGGACGGCCACAAATAGCACGACGGGCAATAGACTTGGCGGAGGCACGGCTGTTGAAAGATGGATGGCCGGAGTACTACGACGGGAAGTCGGGAAGGTTCATCGGAAAGCAGGCGAGGAAATTTCAGACATGGTCGACCGCTGGCTATTTGGTAGCcaagatgatgatggatgatcCAACGCATGTTGGAATGATCTCaatggaagaagagaaacatATGAAACCTCCTCTTAGAAGATCTTCTTCTTGGACTTGA
- the LOC104712773 gene encoding ABC transporter G family member 25, protein MSGFDGVENQMNGPDSSPRLSQDPREPPCSLSSPCFPITLKFVDVCYRVKVPGMSNDSCSFKNFLGPKHQPSDETRSTEERTILSGVTGMISPGEFMAVLGPSGSGKSTLLNAVAGRLHGSNLTGKILINDGKITKQTLKRTGFVAQDDLLYPHLTVRETLVFVALLRLPQSLTRDDKIRAAESVISELGLTKCENTVVGNTFIRGISGGERKRVSIAHELLINPSLLVLDEPTSGLDATAALRLVQTLGGLAHGKGKTVVTSIHQPSSRVFQMFDTVLLLSEGKCLFVGKGRDAMAYFESVGFLPAFPMNPADFLLDLANGVCQTDGVTERERPNVRQTLATAYDTLLAPQVKTCIEASHPPLENSRFVKTRVNAGGITAGITTWFSQLCILLHRLLKERRHESFDVLRVFQVVAASVLCGLMWWHSDYRDLHDRLGLLFFISIFWGVLPSFNAVFTFPQEHAIFTRERASGMYTLSSYFMAHVLGSLSMELVLPAAFLTLTYWMVGLRPGAVPFLLTLSVLLLYVLASQGLGLALGAAIMDAKKASTIVTVTMLAFVLTGGYYVNKVPTGMVWMKYVSTTFYCYRLLVAIQYGSAEEILRMFGCDSKGKQGASAATTAGCRFVEEEVVGDIGLWTSVGVLFLMFVGYRVLAYLALRRIKI, encoded by the exons ATGTCAGGTTTTGACGGCGTTGAAAATCAAATGAACGGTCCAGATTCATCTCCTCGTCTCTCTCAAGATCCTCGTGAGCCGCCTTGCTCATTATCATCTCCTTGTTTCCCAATCACCCTCAAG TTCGTCGATGTGTGTTACCGAGTCAAGGTCCCTGGCATGAGTAATGATTCTTGTAGTTTCAAGAATTTCTTAGGACCAAAACACCAACCCTCTGATGAGACAAGATCGACGGAGGAGAGGACGATACTTAGTGGAGTCACGGGGATGATATCACCCGGGGAGTTTATGGCCGTTCTTGGACCATCGGGGAGTGGCAAATCGACGTTGCTAAACGCTGTCGCGGGGAGGCTCCATGGCTCAAACCTCACCGGAAAAATACTCATCAACGACGGTAAAATAACGAAACAAACATTAAAACGCACCGGATTTGTAGCGCAAGACGATCTCCTCTACCCTCACTTAACTGTACGTGAAACCTTAGTTTTCGTCGCCTTGCTTCGTCTCCCTCAGAGTTTAACCAGAGACGATAAGATCAGAGCCGCTGAGTCGGTTATATCTGAGCTTGGTCTAACGAAATGTGAGAACACTGTCGTTGGAAACACTTTTATTAGAGGGATCTCTGGTGGAGAGAGGAAACGAGTGAGTATAGCTCATGAACTGCTTATAAACCCGAGTCTCTTGGTTCTTGATGAGCCTACCTCGGGTCTTGATGCTACTGCGGCTCTAAGGCTTGTTCAAACCCTTGGTGGTTTGGCTCATGGGAAAGGGAAGACGGTGGTTACGTCGATTCATCAGCCTTCGAGCCGTGTGTTTCAGATGTTTGATACTGTGCTTCTTTTGAGTGAAGGGAAGTGTTTGTTCGTCGGAAAAGGAAGAGACGCCATGGCTTACTTCGAGTCCGTCGGATTCTTGCCGGCGTTTCCTATGAACCCGGCTGATTTCTTACTCGATCTTGCTAACG GAGTTTGTCAAACTGACGGTGTAACGGAACGGGAAAGGCCAAACGTGAGACAAACGCTGGCCACGGCTTATGACACATTGCTAGCCCCACAAGTCAAAACTTGCATCGAAGCATCACATCCTCCTCTAGAGAACTCACGTTTTGTGAAAACGCGAGTAAACGCGGGTGGAATAACGGCTGGTATCACAACTTGGTTTAGCCAACTCTGCATTCTCCTCCATAGACTTTTAAAAGAACGGCGTCACGAATCCTTCGATGTACTTCGTGTTTTCCAAGTCGTCGCGGCTTCTGTTCTTTGTGGCCTGATGTGGTGGCACTCTGATTATCGAGATTTACAT GACCGACTAGGCCTACTCTTCTTCATATCCATCTTCTGGGGTGTACTTCCATCTTTTAACGCGGTCTTCACGTTTCCTCAAGAACATGCTATTTTCACTCGAGAACGCGCGTCTGGTATGTACACACTCTCTTCTTACTTCATGGCCCATGTCCTCGGATCGCTCTCCATGGAGCTCGTTCTTCCAGCAGCGTTCTTGACATTAACTTACTGGATGGTCGGTCTACGCCCCGGGGCTGTCCCGTTCCTCCTCACCCTCTCCGTGCTCTTACTATACGTTTTAGCGTCACAAGGACTCGGACTTGCCCTTGGTGCAGCGATCATGGACGCTAAAAAGGCTTCTACTATCGTGACCGTGACAATGCTAGCGTTTGTCTTAACTGGTGGTTACTACGTCAACAAAGTTCCAACCGGGATGGTTTGGATGAAGTACGTTTCAACGACGTTTTATTGTTACCGTCTTTTAGTGGCGATCCAGTACGGAAGTGCGGAAGAGATACTGCGGATGTTCGGATGCGACTCGAAGGGAAAGCAAGGAGCGTCTGCGGCGACAACGGCTGGATGCAGGTTCGTGGAGGAGGAAGTGGTCGGAGATATTGGTCTATGGACGAGCGTTGGCGTTTTGTTTCTGATGTTTGTTGGGTACAGAGTATTGGCGTATCTAGCTTTGAGgcgtattaaaatttaa
- the LOC104712776 gene encoding receptor homology region, transmembrane domain- and RING domain-containing protein 2 gives MMNRALVLLLLLHVFTVSCLASAKVILIRNNLTLSFDDIEANFAPTVKGTGEIGVVYVAEPLDACQNLMNKPEQSSSNETSPFVLIVRGGCSFEEKVRKAQRAGFKAAIIFNSEDHGPLIAMAGNSGGIKIHAVFVTKETGEALKESVGFPDTKVWLVPSFENSAWSIMAVSFISLLAMSAVLATCFFVRRHRIRRRTTSRSSRVREFHGMSRRLVKAMPTLIFSSFHEDNTTAFTCAICLEDYTVGDKLRLLPCCHKFHAACVDSWLTSWRTFCPVCKRDARTSTGEPPASESTPLLSSAGSSFNSSSLHSSVRSSALLIGPSMGSLPSFSPAYASSSYIRQSFQSSSNRRSPPISVSRSSVDLRQQGASPSPSPSPSYISHMASPQSLGYPTISPFNTRYMSPYRPSPNNASPALPGSSNYQFHPLRYSESAGTFSPYASANSLPDC, from the exons ATGATGAATCGTGCTTTGGTCCTACTCCTACTTTTACACGTTTTCACTGTTTCTTGTTTAGCTTCAGCCAAAGTTATTCTCATCAGGAACAACCTCACTCTCTCTTTCGATGACATCGAAGCTAATTTTG CTCCGACAGTGAAGGGTACAGGTGAAATTGGAGTGGTTTATGTAGCTGAGCCTCTTGATGCTTGTCAGAATCTAATGAATAAACCAGAGCAGAGTAGCTCTAATGAAACTTCCCCTTTTGTGTTGATTGTAAGAGGAGGTTGTAGTTTTGAAGAGAAAGTGAGAAAAGCTCAGAGAGCTGGTTTTAAAGCTGCTATTATCTTTAACAGTGAAGACCATGGACCCTTGATTGCAA tggCAGGTAACTCGGGTGGTATAAAGATTCATGCGGTATTCGTTACTAAAGAAACGGGAGAAGCCTTGAAGGAGTCTGTTGGCTTCCCCGATACTAAAGTTTGGTTGGTTCCAAGTTTTGAGAACTCTGCGTGGTCGATCATGGCGGTTTCATTCATTTCGTTGCTAGCAATGTCGGCTGTTCTCGCTACTTGTTTCTTTGTCCGTAGGCATCGTATTAGAAGGCGGACAACATCTCGGTCTTCTCGAGTCCGTGAGTTCCACGGTATGAGCCGCCGCTTGGTGAAAGCAATGCCGACTCTTATATTCAGTTCTTTCCACGAAGACAACACTACTGCATTCACTTGTGCTATTTGCCTCGAAGACTACACTGTTGGAGACAAGCTTAGGCTCTTACCTTGCTGCCACA AGTTTCATGCTGCGTGTGTTGACTCGTGGTTAACCTCTTGGAGAACGTTCTGTCCAGTGTGCAAACGAGATGCAAGAACAAGCACAGGCGAGCCTCCAGCTTCAGAGAGCACGCCATTACTCTCATCAGCTGGATCTTCCTTCAACTCTTCCTCTCTACACTCTTCCGTCAGATCATCTGCACTACTGATCGGTCCTTCCATGGGCTCATTACCTTCTTTCTCTCCAGCATACGCAAGCTCATCCTATATCAGACAATCTTTCCAGTCTTCCTCTAACCGTAGATCTCCTCCAATAAGCGTAAGTCGTAGCTCTGTGGATCTAAGGCAACAAGgagcttctccttctccatcaccatcaccatcatacATTTCCCATATGGCTTCTCCACAGTCTTTGGGATACCCGACTATCTCCCCTTTCAACACGAGGTACATGTCACCATACAGGCCTAGTCCGAACAATGCGTCACCTGCATTGCCCGGATCATCAAATTATCAGTTTCATCCGCTACGTTACAGTGAATCAGCTGGAACTTTCTCTCCATACGCCTCTGCAAACTCGCTTCCCGACtgttaa